The Populus alba chromosome 4, ASM523922v2, whole genome shotgun sequence genome contains a region encoding:
- the LOC118039031 gene encoding LOW QUALITY PROTEIN: proline dehydrogenase 2, mitochondrial (The sequence of the model RefSeq protein was modified relative to this genomic sequence to represent the inferred CDS: inserted 2 bases in 1 codon) — protein sequence MAPKLLPPKQLQNLRFFITRSLHTSSSSSPSPSSSSISTAAAVSPLNLAEKPEXPLFKNHSPPSKIMQKPSSILDFHDHQKLFSNLPSTKLLHASLNIYLASISPMVDFGMWVMNSRLMETDNILRAAMIKIVRHTFFEHFCAGEDVVEAGRCIKKVNESGLRGMLVFAVEYTGDNDACDQNLKGFLDTVQSAMSLPPSSVSSVVVKITAICPSSLLERVSDLLRWQQRYPSFNLPWKQNSFPLFSDSSPLYHTLKKPEPLTPKEEQDLQLGQERLWKLCEKSVQANIPLTVDAEKTAIQPAIDYLTYSAAIKYNKDDNPIVYGTIQAYLKDAKERLLLATKAADKMRVPMGFKVVRGAYMSSESKLASALGYDSPIHNSIQETHACYNDCASFMLEKIANSSDAVILATHNVESGRLAATKALDLGIGKGTPKLEFAQLYGMSDALSFGLSKAGFLVSKYMPYGPVEKVIPYLLRRAEENRGLLSTSSIDKELMRKELKRRLKAAIF from the exons ATGGCCCCAAAACTTCTGCCACCAAAACAACTCCAAAACCTCCGTTTCTTTATCACAAGGTCTCTCcacacctcctcctcctcctccccttCCCCGTCCTCGTCCTCTATATCCACCGCCGCCGCAGTCTCTCCTCTAAACTTGGCTGAAAAACCTGA CCCGCTTTTCAAAAACCACTCACCGCCATCAAAGATCATGCAAAAACCATCATCTATCCTAGACTTTCATGACCACCAAAAACTTTTCTCAAATTTGCCAAGCACCAAACTCTTGCATGCATCTTTAAATATTTACCTGGCTTCTATAAGTCCTATGGTTGATTTTGGGATGTGGGTTATGAACTCTAGGCTTATGGAGACAGATAATATTTTACGTGCTGCTATGATAAAGATCGTAAGGCATACGTTCTTTGAACATTTTTGTGCTGGAGAAGACGTTGTTGAGGCAGGAAGGTGTATTAAGAAAGTTAATGAATCTGGTTTAAGAGGGATGTTGGTTTTCGCTGTTGAATATACAGGTGATAATGATGCTTGTGATCAGAATTTGAAAGGGTTTCTTGATACTGTTCAATCTGCCATGTCTCTTCCTCCATCTTCT GTGAGCAGTGTGGTGGTAAAGATCACAGCAATTTGCCCCTCAAGCTTGTTAGAGAGAGTTAGTGATTTGTTAAGGTGGCAACAGAGATATCCTTCCTTCAACCTTCCATGGAAACAGAACAGTTTTCCACTTTTTTCTGATTCAAGCCCCTTGTATCATACTCTTAAAAAACCAGAACCATTAACCCCAAAAGAAGAGCAAGATCTCCAGTTAGGCCAGGAGAGATTGTGGAAACTATGTGAAAAAAGTGTCCAGGCCAATATCCCATTGACGGTGGATGCAGAGAAAACAGCTATTCAACCTGCCATTGATTACTTGACATATTCGGCAGCGATCAAGTACAACAAAGATGATAATCCCATTGTGTATGGCACAATTCAAGCCTACTTGAAAGATGCAAAAGAGAGATTGTTACTTGCAACTAAAGCTGCTGACAAGATGAGAGTCCCTATGGGGTTTAAGGTAGTGAGGGGTGCTTACATGTCTAGTGAAAGTAAATtagcctctgcattaggttatGATTCTCCCATTCACAATAGTATTCAAGAGACACATGCTTGCTACAATGATTGTGCTTCGTTCATGCTTGAAAAGATCGCTAATAGCTCGGATGCAGTCATTCTTGCAACACATAATGTTGAATCAG GGCGATTGGCAGCAACGAAGGCACTAGACCTGGGGATTGGAAAGGGGACTCCAAAGCTTGAGTTTGCACAGCTATATGGAATGTCAGATGCACTTTCATTTGGTTTAAGCAAGGCAGGTTTTCTAGTTAGCAAGTACATGCCGTATGGACCTGTTGAGAAGGTTATCCCTTACCTTCTAAGGAGGGCTGAAGAGAATAGGGGACTTTTATCTACTTCAAGCATTGACAAGGAACTCATGAG GAAGGAGTTGAAGAGAAGACTTAAAGCTGCAATCTTCTGA
- the LOC118039009 gene encoding probable inactive ATP-dependent zinc metalloprotease FTSHI 3, chloroplastic isoform X2, producing the protein MIYCGIPNDSAGKLQHLLLWRSKFRSSFYDGKTGVHLSGFCSGCKSQNGLSCKSSFRPLSEKSGDEESHLRKRGNGNLRKRFSLRLKTRLRLLKIRLKGVSIRSMLNDFGMFLRRNIKRMTLYTSISVALGMCYLFLRLTALPSPKIVPYSELIASLQNGYVTNVLFEEGSRRIYYNTDSVGTENTENSEDKSSVLNLPDENAAETVAVEGVVSKTGLASRVDVFKKFSRPRTSTPEWQFSTRKVDRDEKFLLTLMRAKGTAYSSAPQSILMSIRSLLITIISLWIPLTPMMWLLYRQLSAANSPARKRRSNNQAVTFDDVEGVDIAKIELMEIVLCLQGAMNYQKLGAKLPRGVLLVGPPGTGKTLLARAVAGEAGVPFFSVSASEFVELFVGRGAARIRDLFNAARKSSPSIIFIDELDAVGGKRGRSFNDERDQTLNQLLTEMDGFESEMKVAVIAATNRPEALDPALCRPGRFSRKVVVGEPDEEGRRKILAVHLRGVPLDEDADLICNLVASLTPGFVGADLANIINEAALLAARRGGDIVTREDVMEAIERAKFGIGDRQLRPSTISKELGKLFPWIPSLMGTNDTRQDGLQGSLGYQTLS; encoded by the exons ATGATTTATTGCGGAATCCCAAATGACAG TGCTGGCAAACTCCAACATTTGTTGCTTTGGAGGAGCAAGTTTAGGTCATCATTTTATGATGGAAAAACCGGGGTTCATTTATCGGGGTTTTGTAGTGGTTGTAAGTCTCAAAATGGGTTGTCTTGTAAAAGCTCATTTAGACCATTGAGTGAAAAAAGTGGAGATGAGGAGAGCCATTTGAGGAAAAGAGGAAATGGTAATTTGAGGAAGAGGTTTTCACTTAGATTGAAAACAAGACTGCGGCTATTGAAAATAAGATTGAAGGGAGTTTCAATTAGGTCGATGTTGAATGATTTTGGAATGTTCTTGAGAaggaatataaaaagaatgacaCTTTACACTTCAATTTCTGTTGCATTGGGAATGTGCTACTTGTTTTTGAGATTAACTGCGTTGCCATCTCCAAAGATTGTTCCTTATTCAGAATTGATAGCCAGCCTTCAAAATGGCTATGTTACAAACGTCTTATTTGAAGAGGGATCCCGTCGTATATACTATAACACAGACTCTGTGGGTACTGAAAATACTGAAAACTCAGAAGACAAATCTTCAGTATTAAATCTTCCAGATGAGAATGCAGCTGAAACAGTTGCAGTAGAAGGTGTTGTGAGCAAAACTGGTCTGGCATCAAGGGTAGATGTATTTAAGAAATTTTCAAGGCCACGAACTTCCACCCCAGAGTGGCAATTTTCTACAAGGAAAGTAGATCGTGACGAGAAATTTCTTCTTACTTTGATGAGAGCAAAGGGAACAGCATACAGCTCAGCCCCTCAATCAATTCTGATGTCAATAAGGAGTTTGCTTATAACTATAATATCTTTGTGGATTCCCTTGACTCCTATGATGTGGCTCCTCTATCGCCAACTTTCTGCTGCTAATAGCCCAGCAAGAAAGAGGCGATCAAATAATCAGGCAGTCACTTTTGATGATGTGGAGGGTGTTGATATTGCTAAGATAGAACTCATGGAG ATAGTTTTGTGTCTGCAAGGAGCTATGAATTATCAAAAACTGGGAGCAAAGTTACCTAGAGGTGTATTGCTGGTTGGTCCCCCAGGAACAGGGAAGACATTACTGGCACGTGCAGTTGCTGGAGAAGCAGGAGTACCATTTTTCAGTGTCTCTGCCAGTGAATTTGTGGAGTTGTTTGTTGGTAGAGGAGCAGCTCGGATTAGAGATCTCTTTAATGCGGCAAGAAAATCATCTCCATCAATTATATTCATCGATGAACTTGATGCAGTTGGGGGAAAACGTGGTAGAAGTTTCAATGATGAACGGGATCAAACACTAAACCAG TTGCTGACTGAAATGGATGGTTTTGAGTCAGAAATGAAAGTGGCGGTTATTGCAGCAACTAACAGGCCGGAAGCTTTGGATCCAGCCCTTTGCCGGCCTGGTCGCTTTTCAAGAAAGGTAGTTGTTGGAGAACCAGATGAAGAAGGAAGGAGAAAGATCTTGGCTGTACATTTGAGAGGGGTTCCTTTAGATGAAGATGCAGATCTTATCTGCAATCTAGTTGCTTCACTGACACCAGGCTTTGTAGGTGCTGATCTTGCAAACATCATTAATGAAGCTGCTTTACTTGCTGCTCGAAGAG GTGGAGACATTGTAACAAGGGAAGATGTAATGGAAGCAATTGAAAGAGCAAAGTTTGGAATCGGGGACAGGCAACTAAGGCCCAGTACAATAAGCAAAGAGCTGGGCAAATTGTTCCCATGGATTCCTTCGTTGATGGGAACGAATGACACAAGACAGGATGGTTTGCAAGGCTCTTTAGGTTACCAGACCCTGAGCTGA
- the LOC118039009 gene encoding probable inactive ATP-dependent zinc metalloprotease FTSHI 3, chloroplastic isoform X1, translating to MASFSAVCNNGFLNFKLNSGVNNGNTKSLKRYSTVCYSPVLIPSLGLCSAGKLQHLLLWRSKFRSSFYDGKTGVHLSGFCSGCKSQNGLSCKSSFRPLSEKSGDEESHLRKRGNGNLRKRFSLRLKTRLRLLKIRLKGVSIRSMLNDFGMFLRRNIKRMTLYTSISVALGMCYLFLRLTALPSPKIVPYSELIASLQNGYVTNVLFEEGSRRIYYNTDSVGTENTENSEDKSSVLNLPDENAAETVAVEGVVSKTGLASRVDVFKKFSRPRTSTPEWQFSTRKVDRDEKFLLTLMRAKGTAYSSAPQSILMSIRSLLITIISLWIPLTPMMWLLYRQLSAANSPARKRRSNNQAVTFDDVEGVDIAKIELMEIVLCLQGAMNYQKLGAKLPRGVLLVGPPGTGKTLLARAVAGEAGVPFFSVSASEFVELFVGRGAARIRDLFNAARKSSPSIIFIDELDAVGGKRGRSFNDERDQTLNQLLTEMDGFESEMKVAVIAATNRPEALDPALCRPGRFSRKVVVGEPDEEGRRKILAVHLRGVPLDEDADLICNLVASLTPGFVGADLANIINEAALLAARRGGDIVTREDVMEAIERAKFGIGDRQLRPSTISKELGKLFPWIPSLMGTNDTRQDGLQGSLGYQTLS from the exons ATGGCTTCTTTTTCTGCTGTTTGCAATAACGGgttcttgaattttaaactgAACTCTGGAGTCAATAATGGAAATACTAAATCTTTGAAGAGATATTCAACTGTTTGTTACAGTCCAGTTTTGATCCCTTCTTTGGGACTTTGCAGTGCTGGCAAACTCCAACATTTGTTGCTTTGGAGGAGCAAGTTTAGGTCATCATTTTATGATGGAAAAACCGGGGTTCATTTATCGGGGTTTTGTAGTGGTTGTAAGTCTCAAAATGGGTTGTCTTGTAAAAGCTCATTTAGACCATTGAGTGAAAAAAGTGGAGATGAGGAGAGCCATTTGAGGAAAAGAGGAAATGGTAATTTGAGGAAGAGGTTTTCACTTAGATTGAAAACAAGACTGCGGCTATTGAAAATAAGATTGAAGGGAGTTTCAATTAGGTCGATGTTGAATGATTTTGGAATGTTCTTGAGAaggaatataaaaagaatgacaCTTTACACTTCAATTTCTGTTGCATTGGGAATGTGCTACTTGTTTTTGAGATTAACTGCGTTGCCATCTCCAAAGATTGTTCCTTATTCAGAATTGATAGCCAGCCTTCAAAATGGCTATGTTACAAACGTCTTATTTGAAGAGGGATCCCGTCGTATATACTATAACACAGACTCTGTGGGTACTGAAAATACTGAAAACTCAGAAGACAAATCTTCAGTATTAAATCTTCCAGATGAGAATGCAGCTGAAACAGTTGCAGTAGAAGGTGTTGTGAGCAAAACTGGTCTGGCATCAAGGGTAGATGTATTTAAGAAATTTTCAAGGCCACGAACTTCCACCCCAGAGTGGCAATTTTCTACAAGGAAAGTAGATCGTGACGAGAAATTTCTTCTTACTTTGATGAGAGCAAAGGGAACAGCATACAGCTCAGCCCCTCAATCAATTCTGATGTCAATAAGGAGTTTGCTTATAACTATAATATCTTTGTGGATTCCCTTGACTCCTATGATGTGGCTCCTCTATCGCCAACTTTCTGCTGCTAATAGCCCAGCAAGAAAGAGGCGATCAAATAATCAGGCAGTCACTTTTGATGATGTGGAGGGTGTTGATATTGCTAAGATAGAACTCATGGAG ATAGTTTTGTGTCTGCAAGGAGCTATGAATTATCAAAAACTGGGAGCAAAGTTACCTAGAGGTGTATTGCTGGTTGGTCCCCCAGGAACAGGGAAGACATTACTGGCACGTGCAGTTGCTGGAGAAGCAGGAGTACCATTTTTCAGTGTCTCTGCCAGTGAATTTGTGGAGTTGTTTGTTGGTAGAGGAGCAGCTCGGATTAGAGATCTCTTTAATGCGGCAAGAAAATCATCTCCATCAATTATATTCATCGATGAACTTGATGCAGTTGGGGGAAAACGTGGTAGAAGTTTCAATGATGAACGGGATCAAACACTAAACCAG TTGCTGACTGAAATGGATGGTTTTGAGTCAGAAATGAAAGTGGCGGTTATTGCAGCAACTAACAGGCCGGAAGCTTTGGATCCAGCCCTTTGCCGGCCTGGTCGCTTTTCAAGAAAGGTAGTTGTTGGAGAACCAGATGAAGAAGGAAGGAGAAAGATCTTGGCTGTACATTTGAGAGGGGTTCCTTTAGATGAAGATGCAGATCTTATCTGCAATCTAGTTGCTTCACTGACACCAGGCTTTGTAGGTGCTGATCTTGCAAACATCATTAATGAAGCTGCTTTACTTGCTGCTCGAAGAG GTGGAGACATTGTAACAAGGGAAGATGTAATGGAAGCAATTGAAAGAGCAAAGTTTGGAATCGGGGACAGGCAACTAAGGCCCAGTACAATAAGCAAAGAGCTGGGCAAATTGTTCCCATGGATTCCTTCGTTGATGGGAACGAATGACACAAGACAGGATGGTTTGCAAGGCTCTTTAGGTTACCAGACCCTGAGCTGA
- the LOC118039009 gene encoding probable inactive ATP-dependent zinc metalloprotease FTSHI 3, chloroplastic isoform X3, with amino-acid sequence MASFSAVCNNGFLNFKLNSGVNNGNTKSLKRYSTVCYSPVLIPSLGLCSAGKLQHLLLWRSKFRSSFYDGKTGVHLSGFCSGCKSQNGLSCKSSFRPLSEKSGDEESHLRKRGNGNLRKRFSLRLKTRLRLLKIRLKGVSIRSMLNDFGMFLRRNIKRMTLYTSISVALGMCYLFLRLTALPSPKIVPYSELIASLQNGYVTNVLFEEGSRRIYYNTDSVGTENTENSEDKSSVLNLPDENAAETVAVEGVVSKTGLASRVDVFKKFSRPRTSTPEWQFSTRKVDRDEKFLLTLMRAKGTAYSSAPQSILMSIRSLLITIISLWIPLTPMMWLLYRQLSAANSPARKRRSNNQAVTFDDVEGVDIAKIELMEIVLCLQGAMNYQKLGAKLPRGVLLVGPPGTGKTLLARAVAGEAGVPFFSVSASEFVELFVGRGAARIRDLFNAARKSSPSIIFIDELDAVGGKRGRSFNDERDQTLNQQLTGRKLWIQPFAGLVAFQER; translated from the exons ATGGCTTCTTTTTCTGCTGTTTGCAATAACGGgttcttgaattttaaactgAACTCTGGAGTCAATAATGGAAATACTAAATCTTTGAAGAGATATTCAACTGTTTGTTACAGTCCAGTTTTGATCCCTTCTTTGGGACTTTGCAGTGCTGGCAAACTCCAACATTTGTTGCTTTGGAGGAGCAAGTTTAGGTCATCATTTTATGATGGAAAAACCGGGGTTCATTTATCGGGGTTTTGTAGTGGTTGTAAGTCTCAAAATGGGTTGTCTTGTAAAAGCTCATTTAGACCATTGAGTGAAAAAAGTGGAGATGAGGAGAGCCATTTGAGGAAAAGAGGAAATGGTAATTTGAGGAAGAGGTTTTCACTTAGATTGAAAACAAGACTGCGGCTATTGAAAATAAGATTGAAGGGAGTTTCAATTAGGTCGATGTTGAATGATTTTGGAATGTTCTTGAGAaggaatataaaaagaatgacaCTTTACACTTCAATTTCTGTTGCATTGGGAATGTGCTACTTGTTTTTGAGATTAACTGCGTTGCCATCTCCAAAGATTGTTCCTTATTCAGAATTGATAGCCAGCCTTCAAAATGGCTATGTTACAAACGTCTTATTTGAAGAGGGATCCCGTCGTATATACTATAACACAGACTCTGTGGGTACTGAAAATACTGAAAACTCAGAAGACAAATCTTCAGTATTAAATCTTCCAGATGAGAATGCAGCTGAAACAGTTGCAGTAGAAGGTGTTGTGAGCAAAACTGGTCTGGCATCAAGGGTAGATGTATTTAAGAAATTTTCAAGGCCACGAACTTCCACCCCAGAGTGGCAATTTTCTACAAGGAAAGTAGATCGTGACGAGAAATTTCTTCTTACTTTGATGAGAGCAAAGGGAACAGCATACAGCTCAGCCCCTCAATCAATTCTGATGTCAATAAGGAGTTTGCTTATAACTATAATATCTTTGTGGATTCCCTTGACTCCTATGATGTGGCTCCTCTATCGCCAACTTTCTGCTGCTAATAGCCCAGCAAGAAAGAGGCGATCAAATAATCAGGCAGTCACTTTTGATGATGTGGAGGGTGTTGATATTGCTAAGATAGAACTCATGGAG ATAGTTTTGTGTCTGCAAGGAGCTATGAATTATCAAAAACTGGGAGCAAAGTTACCTAGAGGTGTATTGCTGGTTGGTCCCCCAGGAACAGGGAAGACATTACTGGCACGTGCAGTTGCTGGAGAAGCAGGAGTACCATTTTTCAGTGTCTCTGCCAGTGAATTTGTGGAGTTGTTTGTTGGTAGAGGAGCAGCTCGGATTAGAGATCTCTTTAATGCGGCAAGAAAATCATCTCCATCAATTATATTCATCGATGAACTTGATGCAGTTGGGGGAAAACGTGGTAGAAGTTTCAATGATGAACGGGATCAAACACTAAACCAG CAACTAACAGGCCGGAAGCTTTGGATCCAGCCCTTTGCCGGCCTGGTCGCTTTTCAAGAAAGGTAG